The genomic interval AAGAATGTGATCAGCTGAAAATGTATTTTCCCCGCTTTGAAGCTCTGCTTTAATCGTTACACCTTCACCTTTTTCAAGCGTATTCGGCAAAACCTTCGCATTCGTGACAATGGAAACACCTTTTTTTGTCATAATACGCTCCATTTCATTTGAGATTTCTTTATCCTCTGTCGGTAAAATACGGTCGGCATATTCTAGTACAGTGACTTTTGTTCCGAAGTCTGATAGCATAGAAGCCCATTCGATCCCGATTACTCCTCCACCGACTATAATGATAGAATCTGGTAAACGCTCTAAGTCTAGTGCTTCATTTGAAGTTAAAACTCTGTCACCGTCAATTTCAAGTCCTTGTAAGCTTCTAGGTCTTGAACCCGTTGCAATTATGACATTTTTCGGGATGAGCATTTCATTTTCTTCGCCGTTGTTCATCTCAACAGAGATCGTTCCAGGCATTGGTGAAAAAATCGATGGACCTAGAATACGCCCTATTCCCTCATAAACATCAATTTTGCCTTTTTTCATTAAATGCTGTACACCTTTATGTAGTTGATCAATAATACTTTGTTTTCTTTCCTGAACTTTTAAGAAATTTAGGCTAACCCCGGTTGTTTCAACACCAAATTCTTCACTTCTTTTTGTTGTTGCAAAGACTTCTGCACTCCTAAGGAGTGCTTTGCTTGGTATACAGCCTTTGTGCAAGCATGTTCCTCCAAGCTTGCCTTTTTCGACTATTGCTGTTTTTAGACCTAGTTGTGTGGCACGAATTGCCGCAACATATCCGCCTGTTCCACCGCCAATTATGACGAGATCATATTCAGTTGCCATCTTGACGCCTCCCTATTTCTAGCTAATGACTATTAATATCATGTTCAAAATTGGCTTTCTAACGCCAACTCTTGTTTTGTATTTGGATAACTTTTTGCTTTTTCTTCGTTCTTTAGTACACGTAAGGCACCTTCAGCAAGAGCCTGAAGCTCATTTTCTCCTGGTATGACAAGAACATCTGCAATCCAATCAATATATGAGGAAATATCTTGAATAAATTTTTTGCTATATGCCAAGCCTCCCGTTAAAACAATGGCATCGACTTTGCCCTTTAATACAGCACTCGCACAGCCAATCTCTTTCGCAATTTGATAGGCCATTGCAGCGTATATAAGTGCTGCTTTTTCATCTCCAGCCTCAATCATCTTTTCTACCTCGACTGCATCATTTGTCCCTAAGTATCCAACTAGGCCACCTTGCCCAACTAGCTTTTTCATCATTTCTTCACGAAAAAAATCACCTGAATAACACATGGAAACAAGGTCACCCGCAGGAACTGTTCCAGCACGTTCTGGACTAAATGGACCGTCACCATGCAAGCCATTATTTACATCTATCACACGCCCTTGTTTATGTACACCTATCGTTATTCCGCCACCCATATGCGTGACAACAAGGTTCATTTCTTCATATTTTTTATTGAACTCTGATGCAACACGCCGTGCGACGGCTTTCTGATTTAACGCATGAAAAATGCTTCTTCTTTTAATTGAAGGGATTCCAGAAACTTTCGCAATCTCTTCCATTTCATCTACTACGACAGGATCAACAATATATGCAGGAATATTTAAACCACTAGCTATTTCATAAGCAATAATTCCACCTAGGTTTGATGCATGTTGCCCAGCAAAACCCTTTTTTAAATCCTCAAGCATTTGATTATTTACTGTATATGTGCCACCTTCAATCGGACGGAGCAATCCCCCGCGACCACAGACAGCATTTAATTTTGAGATGTTGATTCCTTCTTCATCAAGCGTTTCTAAGATTGTTTGTTTTCGAAACTCATACTGATCAATAATCGTAGAATACTGATTAATTTTATCTATGTCATGTCTAAGCGTTTTTTCAAAAATAGATCGCTCATTATCAAAAACACCTATTTTCGTTGAAGTAGACCCTGGGTTAAGGACAAGAATTCGAAATTCATTCACTTGCAACGTATTAACCTCCGTCGTGTATCCTGAAATATT from Metabacillus sediminilitoris carries:
- the buk gene encoding butyrate kinase — translated: MQVNEFRILVLNPGSTSTKIGVFDNERSIFEKTLRHDIDKINQYSTIIDQYEFRKQTILETLDEEGINISKLNAVCGRGGLLRPIEGGTYTVNNQMLEDLKKGFAGQHASNLGGIIAYEIASGLNIPAYIVDPVVVDEMEEIAKVSGIPSIKRRSIFHALNQKAVARRVASEFNKKYEEMNLVVTHMGGGITIGVHKQGRVIDVNNGLHGDGPFSPERAGTVPAGDLVSMCYSGDFFREEMMKKLVGQGGLVGYLGTNDAVEVEKMIEAGDEKAALIYAAMAYQIAKEIGCASAVLKGKVDAIVLTGGLAYSKKFIQDISSYIDWIADVLVIPGENELQALAEGALRVLKNEEKAKSYPNTKQELALESQF
- the lpdA gene encoding dihydrolipoyl dehydrogenase, which produces MATEYDLVIIGGGTGGYVAAIRATQLGLKTAIVEKGKLGGTCLHKGCIPSKALLRSAEVFATTKRSEEFGVETTGVSLNFLKVQERKQSIIDQLHKGVQHLMKKGKIDVYEGIGRILGPSIFSPMPGTISVEMNNGEENEMLIPKNVIIATGSRPRSLQGLEIDGDRVLTSNEALDLERLPDSIIIVGGGVIGIEWASMLSDFGTKVTVLEYADRILPTEDKEISNEMERIMTKKGVSIVTNAKVLPNTLEKGEGVTIKAELQSGENTFSADHILVSVGRLPNVEGIGLENTEIKIEKGYIETNQYYQTKESHIYAIGDVIGGLQLAHVASHEGIVAVEHIANTNPMPIDETLISKCIYSSPEIASVGYTEDEAKLKGIKIKIGKFPFKAIGKALVYGEAEGFVKLVVDEETEDLLGVHMIGPHVTDMISEAGLARVLDATPWEVAHTIHPHPTLSEAIGEAALAVDGKAIHF